One window of Stenotrophomonas indicatrix genomic DNA carries:
- a CDS encoding thioredoxin family protein, which yields MPSMRVALSLLLLASALSACSPASAPVPTAQAASAAPASAIAWRQGDVDDAFNEAAESGKPVLLYWGAVWCPPCNQLKAGLFKDPAFIALTGKFVPVYLDGDEEGAQAWGERFGVRGYPTLIVLDPQRNEITRVAGGNDAAELTRALTVAASRRSAVAETLATALATPATLGAEDWQVLGDYGWEVDANRLAGKRSTQDVLQQLAKAAPEPALQRRFALLALATAEKPTTAPTQVRELLQAVLAQPAEVRRNRDLLGYAGAGLVKQASAGPASSNALGQQLLVALERADAARGDRADDALSRALTELALARQQQPEGALPAALVERVKQRVAAADAAATDAHARQATISSAVYALRQVDDDAGAEALLLAELKRSEQPYYYMPELAELAEQRGDTAGALEWLKRAYEGAQGPATRVQWGVLYVEGLLRLAPDDAPRIEQATEALIAELDKQPSGYHQRTRQRFERLAGQLQAWSAKHKGADTLARLQQRMQAACGEQVDGACKDWLS from the coding sequence ATGCCGTCGATGCGCGTCGCGCTTTCCCTATTGCTGCTGGCCTCGGCCCTGAGCGCCTGCTCGCCCGCTTCCGCTCCGGTACCAACTGCGCAGGCGGCATCCGCCGCCCCGGCCTCCGCCATCGCCTGGCGCCAGGGCGATGTGGATGATGCCTTCAACGAAGCCGCCGAGAGTGGCAAGCCGGTGCTGCTGTACTGGGGCGCAGTGTGGTGTCCGCCGTGCAACCAGCTCAAGGCCGGGCTGTTCAAGGATCCGGCCTTCATCGCACTGACCGGCAAATTCGTGCCGGTGTACCTGGACGGCGACGAGGAAGGCGCGCAGGCGTGGGGCGAACGCTTCGGCGTGCGCGGCTATCCGACCCTGATCGTGCTCGACCCGCAGCGCAACGAAATCACCCGCGTGGCCGGCGGCAACGACGCGGCCGAACTGACCCGGGCACTGACCGTCGCCGCCAGCCGCCGCAGCGCCGTTGCTGAGACTCTGGCCACCGCACTGGCGACGCCGGCCACGCTTGGCGCCGAAGACTGGCAGGTGCTGGGTGACTACGGCTGGGAGGTGGATGCCAACCGCCTGGCCGGCAAGCGCAGCACGCAGGACGTGCTGCAGCAACTTGCCAAGGCCGCACCCGAACCCGCGCTGCAGCGTCGCTTCGCGCTGCTCGCGTTGGCTACAGCCGAGAAACCGACGACAGCGCCCACCCAGGTACGCGAGCTGTTGCAGGCCGTGCTGGCGCAACCGGCGGAAGTACGTCGCAACCGCGACCTGCTGGGCTATGCCGGCGCCGGGCTGGTCAAGCAGGCCAGCGCCGGTCCGGCCAGCAGCAATGCCCTCGGCCAGCAGCTGCTGGTCGCGCTGGAACGAGCCGATGCCGCGCGTGGCGATCGCGCTGACGATGCCCTGTCACGCGCGCTGACCGAGCTGGCACTGGCCCGCCAGCAGCAGCCCGAAGGTGCGCTGCCGGCAGCCCTGGTTGAGCGGGTAAAGCAGCGCGTGGCCGCCGCCGATGCCGCCGCCACGGACGCGCATGCGCGCCAGGCCACCATCAGCAGTGCCGTCTACGCGCTGCGTCAGGTCGATGACGATGCGGGCGCCGAGGCCTTGCTGCTGGCCGAGCTGAAGCGCAGCGAGCAGCCCTACTACTACATGCCGGAACTGGCCGAACTGGCCGAGCAGCGCGGTGATACCGCCGGCGCCCTGGAGTGGTTGAAGCGTGCCTACGAAGGCGCACAGGGTCCTGCCACGCGCGTGCAATGGGGCGTGCTGTACGTGGAAGGCCTGCTGCGGCTGGCGCCCGACGATGCGCCGCGTATCGAGCAGGCCACCGAGGCGTTGATCGCCGAACTGGACAAGCAGCCCTCCGGCTACCACCAGCGCACGCGTCAGCGCTTCGAACGGCTGGCCGGACAACTGCAGGCGTGGAGCGCCAAGCACAAGGGTGCGGACACGCTGGCGCGGCTGCAGCAGCGGATGCAGGCGGCCTGTGGTGAGCAGGTTGATGGCGCGTGCAAGGATTGGTTGAGCTGA